TTCCGGAGGGAAGCGCATGGAAGGCTGCTGTGTCTTTTAGGATAACGTTTGGTGAAGAGAATTTCCAATTTTTTCCACCAAGACCCTTAACCGCTCATGAACAGGGTCGGTTCGCAAGAAGCGCAGGCAACGCCGCCCAAGTGCTTGTCAGCAGGGCCGGATTCAGACCGAGCGTCGCCCCATAGGCCCCGGGCAGTGGTTGCCGCTGCGACGCCTAACAGTGAAAATAAGTGCTGACTGGCTCAACACTTGCATTCAGGAAAGACCTCGCCCCATGTCCACACCCCCGCGCGGCAAATCCCGGCTGACCGTTCCGCAGTTTGTAAGCCGTAAGGCGGAAGGGAAAAAGCTGACCGTATTGACCGCTTACGACTACCCTATGGCCAGCCTGGTCGACCAGGCCGGTATCGATGCGATCTTGGTAGGGGATACCTTGTCGATGGTGGTTCAAGGTCACGACTCAACCATTCCGGTCACGTTGGACGAGATGATTTACCACGCCGAGATGGTTACCCGTGCGGTCACCAATGCGCTGGTTATCGTCGATATGCCCTTTCCATCGAACCTTTTGGGCGTCTACGAAGCCATTCGCAACGCAGGCCGCATCCTTAAAGAGACCGGGGCACAAGCCGTCAAACTAGAAGGGGGCGCGGATCAGTCCGAAGTGATCTCAGGCCTGGTTAACGCTGGCATTCCGGTCATGGCGCACATCGGCCTGCGGCCCCAACTGGTCCATCAAATGGGCGGATACCGCGTTCAGCGCGATCGGGACCGGCTGATTGAAGATGCCAAGGCCGCCGCCAACGCCGGGGCCTTTAGTATTGTTTTGGAATGCATTCCTCAGGACGACGCCGCAGAAATTTCCCAGATGCTGGACATTCCGACCATCGGTATCGGCGCGGGCAGCGCGTGCGACGGGCAAGTCCTGGTGCTCAATGACATGCTCGGTTTGACGGAAGGGCACGTGCCCAAGTTCGTCAAACAGTACGCCAATATCCGCCAGACGGTTACCGATGCGGTTCGCCAATACTGCGAAGATGTTCAGTCTGGCGAATTCCCCGACCAAGCGCATTCGTTTCGCTAAACCCATCGCTCACCTTGTTTAGTGCGGCAACTGGTCGCGCGAAGGAAACCGGATCATATGCCGAACCGTCTCGCTCACGAAACGAGTCCGTACCTCTTGCAGCACGCCAACAACCCGGTCGATTGGTATCCATGGGGAAGCGAAGCCCTCGAGAAGTCGAAGCAAGAAGAGAAACCGATCTTCCTGTCGATTGGATATTCGGCTTGTCATTGGTGTCATGTGATGGAGCACGAAAGCTTCGAGTCGCAAGAGATCGCCGACTACCTGAACGAGCACTATGTGTGCATCAAGGTCGACCGCGAAGAACGCCCTGATCTCGATCAAATTTACATGAACGCCGTGCAACTGCTCACCGGGCACGGCGGCTGGCCCATGTCAGTGTTTCTGACAACCGAGTTGATGCCGTTTTATGGCGGCACTTATTGGCCCCCCACTGCAAGCCGGGGTATGCCTGGCTTCGATCAAGTGCTGCGGGCCGTGGTCGATGCCTGGGCGAATCGTCGTGATGTCGCACTGCAACAATCACGGATCCTTACCGAGCGTCTGCAGAAGATCGGTCTTGGGACGGCAGAATCGAGTGAGATCCCCCCTGGTCGCGTTGGCATGGCGGTGCGTCAAATGGAAGAGTCGTTCGATCCCCAGCATGGCGGATTCGGTTCGGCACCCAAGTTTCCGCATACGATGAATGTCGACTTGCTCATGCGGCATTTCGTCGATACCCGCAACGAGAAGTTGCTGCCAATGGCAACCACGACGCTCGATAAAATGGCGATGGGTGGCATCTACGATCATCTCGGCGGCGGGTTTGCCCGTTACAGCGTCGATGCGTACTGGCTCGTTCCGCACTTCGAGAAAATGCTGTACGACAACTCGCTGCTGATCAGCAACTACGTCGATGCGTATCGCCTGACGAAAAGTGCCAACTATGCCCGCGTGGCGAAGGAGTCTTGCGACTACATCCTGCGTGACATGACCGACGAGCACGGTGGCTTTCACAGCACCGAAGACGCCGATAGCGAAGGAGAGGAAGGGAAGTTCTACGTCTGGACGCCCAAGGAAGTCGACCAGTTGTTGGGCGATCCGCTGATTGCCGAGCGTTTTCGTCAGGTGTACGACATCACCGTGGCCGGCAATTTCGAGGGGCACAGCATTCCGCGGCTGAAGAAATCGATTGCCGAGTATGCTCAGGAATTCGGGACCACCGAACAGGAGCTGCGCGACGAGATGCAACGGGCTCGAGAGGTCCTCTTCAATGCCCGCTGCCAGCGCATTCGTCCCGGCAAGGACGATAAAATTCTTGCGAGTTGGAATGGCCTAATGATCGAGGCGTTAGCCAAAGCCGGGGCAACGTTCAACGAAAGTGCTTACATCGATGCTGCTCAAAAAGCGGCGACGTTTGTCCTGGAGAAGATGACCGACGACGCTGGCCGATTGCTGCACACCTATCGCCACGGCACGGCCAAGCTGTCAGCTTACCTCGATGACTATACCTATTTGGCCTCGGCCATGTTCGCGTTGTACGAAGCGACGTTTGAACCGCGTTGGCTAGAGCACTCGCAGAAGTTGATCGACACGGCGATCGAGCATTTTTACGACACCGAGTCTGGCGGGTTCTTCTATACGGCCGACGATCACGAACAACTGATTGCCCGGAACAAGGACTTCTACGATCACAGCGTCCCCAGCGGCAATGGTGTCGCGGCGTTGGTTCTGGCGAAACTTGGAAAGCTGCTGGGCAACGCGAAGTATTTGCAGCTTGCGCAGGAAACGATGTCGGCGGCAGCCGATGTCCTGCAGAAACATCCGATCGCTGCAGGGCAGCTATTGGTCGCCTACGACTATCTGCATCAGCCTGATTCGGAAGTGGTGATTGCTGCCGCAGACCGAGCCTCGTGCGGCGACCTCATCCACGCGATTCACAACCAGTATCAGCCCAACACGTTGTTTGTGCTGGCGATCGAAGGGGAAGACCTGGGAACAAGCCTAGAGCCGCTGGTCGCGGGAAAAACTTTGCTCGATGGTCAGCCAACGGTCTACGTCTGCGAGAACTTCCAATGCAACGCCCCGGTGAGTGCCACCGAATACCTGGACACATTATCGTAGAATGGAAACCTTTCCGGCGGTGTGGTCTAATAACGTTTCACACACGCCAGGGACTAGCTTCTGCAGCATTCGCGGCTCACGCTTCAAGCGTCCGGCTGCCTACCCAGCATTCACTCACAACATCATGGAGATTACGAAGATGCGATTTTTAGGTTTAGTTTTGGTCGCCGCGATTGCTTTCACCGGCTGCAAGCCCCCCAGTGGCGACAGTGGGACTCCGAGCAGCAACGAAACGACCACGCCAGCGGCTACCAATGAAACGGTCCCCGCCCCCGTGGTGACACCGGCTCCTACCGAAGAAGCTCCTCCGGCAGCGGAAGAAAAGCCTGAAATGAAGAAGGAAGAGCCGGCACCTCCGATGGAAACACCCAAGGAAGAACCAGCCCCCGCGCCGGAAGCTCCTCCAGAAGAAATGAAAAAGGAAGAAGTCAAACCGGAAGCCGCAGCTC
This is a stretch of genomic DNA from Bremerella alba. It encodes these proteins:
- a CDS encoding thioredoxin domain-containing protein: MPNRLAHETSPYLLQHANNPVDWYPWGSEALEKSKQEEKPIFLSIGYSACHWCHVMEHESFESQEIADYLNEHYVCIKVDREERPDLDQIYMNAVQLLTGHGGWPMSVFLTTELMPFYGGTYWPPTASRGMPGFDQVLRAVVDAWANRRDVALQQSRILTERLQKIGLGTAESSEIPPGRVGMAVRQMEESFDPQHGGFGSAPKFPHTMNVDLLMRHFVDTRNEKLLPMATTTLDKMAMGGIYDHLGGGFARYSVDAYWLVPHFEKMLYDNSLLISNYVDAYRLTKSANYARVAKESCDYILRDMTDEHGGFHSTEDADSEGEEGKFYVWTPKEVDQLLGDPLIAERFRQVYDITVAGNFEGHSIPRLKKSIAEYAQEFGTTEQELRDEMQRAREVLFNARCQRIRPGKDDKILASWNGLMIEALAKAGATFNESAYIDAAQKAATFVLEKMTDDAGRLLHTYRHGTAKLSAYLDDYTYLASAMFALYEATFEPRWLEHSQKLIDTAIEHFYDTESGGFFYTADDHEQLIARNKDFYDHSVPSGNGVAALVLAKLGKLLGNAKYLQLAQETMSAAADVLQKHPIAAGQLLVAYDYLHQPDSEVVIAAADRASCGDLIHAIHNQYQPNTLFVLAIEGEDLGTSLEPLVAGKTLLDGQPTVYVCENFQCNAPVSATEYLDTLS
- the panB gene encoding 3-methyl-2-oxobutanoate hydroxymethyltransferase; the encoded protein is MSTPPRGKSRLTVPQFVSRKAEGKKLTVLTAYDYPMASLVDQAGIDAILVGDTLSMVVQGHDSTIPVTLDEMIYHAEMVTRAVTNALVIVDMPFPSNLLGVYEAIRNAGRILKETGAQAVKLEGGADQSEVISGLVNAGIPVMAHIGLRPQLVHQMGGYRVQRDRDRLIEDAKAAANAGAFSIVLECIPQDDAAEISQMLDIPTIGIGAGSACDGQVLVLNDMLGLTEGHVPKFVKQYANIRQTVTDAVRQYCEDVQSGEFPDQAHSFR